One window from the genome of Saprospiraceae bacterium encodes:
- a CDS encoding T9SS type A sorting domain-containing protein gives MKNQLLSFLLVTSSTIIMAQTNATNFTCNDCSGVSHELFKELETGKVIVLVWVMPCGACTGPAITAYNIVKSFQLSNPNKVYYYMVDDYANTNCQSLGSWCTSNGIEEDTFSLRFSNSKIKMSDYGSDGMPKIVVVAGIDHKIYYNVNNTVNAVNLQKAINTALIITATNDTENNDISIMTSPNPANESTVISCNLEQSFNTKIELLNAEGKLLQSVYSGKLAAGENKMDLNVANYNSGIYYIKLTYGDKVKLSKFTVSH, from the coding sequence ATGAAAAATCAGTTACTTTCTTTTCTATTAGTTACATCTTCCACAATAATCATGGCTCAAACCAATGCCACCAACTTCACTTGCAATGACTGTTCAGGAGTTTCGCACGAGCTTTTTAAAGAATTAGAAACAGGAAAAGTAATCGTCCTCGTTTGGGTAATGCCCTGTGGTGCTTGCACAGGACCTGCAATTACGGCATACAATATTGTCAAAAGCTTCCAATTAAGCAATCCTAACAAAGTTTATTATTATATGGTGGACGACTATGCAAATACCAATTGCCAATCATTGGGCAGCTGGTGTACTTCCAATGGAATTGAGGAAGACACTTTCTCATTAAGATTTTCAAATTCGAAAATTAAAATGAGCGATTATGGTTCAGATGGAATGCCGAAAATTGTTGTCGTGGCCGGAATTGATCACAAAATTTATTACAATGTAAACAATACGGTAAACGCGGTTAATCTGCAAAAAGCTATTAATACCGCATTGATAATTACAGCTACAAACGATACAGAAAATAATGATATTTCAATAATGACATCACCAAATCCTGCAAATGAATCAACTGTTATTAGCTGCAATCTTGAACAATCATTCAATACGAAAATTGAACTTTTAAATGCAGAAGGTAAATTGTTGCAATCTGTGTATTCAGGTAAACTAGCTGCCGGTGAAAATAAAATGGATTTGAATGTCGCCAATTATAATTCAGGCATTTATTACATCAAGCTGACATATGGCGACAAAGTCAAATTGTCGAAGTTTACTGTATCGCATTGA
- a CDS encoding T9SS type A sorting domain-containing protein, with amino-acid sequence MKYIILLLVLLGNHSSYAQSINEPCGFSLFTNTKSKEVADFENRISKEITRKRTDNKFAFNSGIYTIPVVVHIIHNGGVENILDTQIISQIQILNEDFRKVPGTNGDGSGVDTKIQFCLAKVNPNGKCTNGIVRLKSTLTNHQTYQQNLLKELSFWPPDKYLNIYIVNSINGGILGYSSYPGGPSDADGVVLRDDAFGNMGTASAPNNLGRTLTHEIAHWFGLYHTFENGCGIDTCTDGDKVCDTPPVAIPNFGCPSSINSCHNDSPDVPDQIQNYTDYTNDACKNMFTEGQRERMQATLTAIRTTIWSNANLIDTGCDTTFPQPAFCPVVADFTTSKTGLCIDSKINFTNRSLNKPTNYLWTFEGGTPSSDTSANPNVSYFALGTFAVKLKIWNATSQDSLIKTAYITVTTPASGDSLALNEGFENTSFPPSGIILENADTGVTWERTTKASYQGIASVRINNLINTNYGQSDALVLPPYNFTTYSNTPFLRFKWAYARSSPSYSDELIVLASKDCGLTWQQIFYRSGNNLTTGPTQTTEYIPDSTTVWKTANINMTAYSTTKNVQLKIINVTDGGNCLYIDNINMGDTSLVLSTKNDGESKNEITIYPNPSRSNLIIKSITSLKDCDIIIHDMLGRLSQKEILNNDYENEIHLNQSIVIGIYFIVITKKSKLFSYKIMKL; translated from the coding sequence ATGAAATATATTATTTTACTCCTCGTACTTCTCGGAAATCATTCTTCTTATGCTCAAAGCATAAATGAACCATGCGGTTTTAGTCTATTCACCAATACAAAATCAAAAGAAGTAGCAGATTTTGAAAATCGAATATCGAAAGAGATCACCCGAAAAAGAACTGATAACAAGTTTGCCTTTAATTCAGGAATTTATACCATTCCTGTCGTAGTTCACATTATTCACAATGGCGGAGTTGAAAATATTTTGGACACACAAATAATTAGTCAAATACAAATATTAAATGAAGATTTTAGAAAAGTACCAGGTACCAATGGTGATGGTTCAGGTGTAGATACAAAAATACAATTTTGCCTGGCTAAAGTAAATCCAAATGGTAAATGCACAAACGGTATAGTTCGTTTAAAATCTACACTTACAAATCATCAAACATATCAACAGAACTTATTAAAAGAATTAAGTTTTTGGCCACCGGATAAGTACTTAAATATTTACATCGTAAATTCAATAAATGGCGGAATTTTAGGCTATTCCTCATATCCTGGTGGTCCATCAGATGCTGATGGAGTGGTCTTGCGTGATGATGCATTTGGAAATATGGGCACAGCATCCGCACCTAATAATTTAGGTCGAACACTTACTCACGAAATTGCTCATTGGTTTGGATTATATCATACTTTTGAGAATGGTTGTGGCATAGATACATGTACTGATGGAGACAAAGTGTGCGACACGCCACCTGTTGCTATCCCAAACTTTGGTTGTCCTTCATCTATCAATTCGTGCCATAATGATTCTCCGGATGTTCCGGATCAAATTCAAAATTACACGGACTATACCAATGATGCTTGCAAAAACATGTTCACAGAAGGGCAAAGAGAAAGAATGCAAGCTACGCTCACAGCAATACGCACAACTATATGGAGCAATGCAAATTTGATTGATACGGGTTGTGATACCACTTTTCCTCAACCTGCATTTTGTCCAGTCGTTGCAGATTTTACAACTTCGAAAACGGGTCTATGTATTGACAGTAAAATCAATTTTACCAATCGTTCTTTAAATAAACCAACTAATTATCTATGGACATTTGAGGGGGGCACTCCTTCATCAGATACATCTGCAAATCCTAATGTTAGCTACTTTGCACTAGGTACATTTGCAGTAAAATTAAAAATTTGGAATGCTACCTCACAAGACAGCTTAATAAAAACAGCTTATATTACCGTTACTACACCTGCTTCCGGAGATTCTTTAGCTCTAAATGAAGGATTCGAAAATACAAGTTTTCCCCCGAGTGGTATTATTTTAGAAAATGCAGATACAGGTGTTACTTGGGAAAGAACTACTAAGGCATCTTATCAAGGAATTGCTTCGGTTCGAATAAATAATTTAATTAATACAAATTATGGACAAAGTGATGCATTGGTATTACCTCCTTATAATTTTACTACTTATTCAAATACGCCATTCCTTCGTTTTAAATGGGCGTATGCACGTAGCTCCCCAAGCTATTCAGATGAATTGATAGTATTAGCTTCAAAAGATTGTGGATTAACCTGGCAACAGATATTTTACCGTTCTGGTAATAACTTAACAACCGGTCCTACACAAACCACAGAGTACATTCCAGACTCAACTACTGTTTGGAAAACTGCTAATATCAACATGACTGCGTATTCAACAACAAAAAATGTGCAGTTAAAAATTATCAATGTAACTGATGGGGGTAATTGCTTGTATATTGACAACATTAATATGGGTGATACATCCTTGGTTTTATCGACCAAGAACGATGGAGAATCAAAAAATGAAATAACAATATATCCAAATCCAAGCCGGAGTAATTTAATCATTAAAAGCATTACAAGTTTAAAAGATTGTGATATTATAATACATGATATGCTTGGCAGATTATCTCAAAAAGAGATACTGAACAATGATTATGAAAATGAAATTCATCTCAATCAATCCATAGTGATCGGTATTTATTTTATAGTAATAACTAAAAAGAGCAAATTATTTAGTTATAAAATTATGAAACTATGA
- a CDS encoding heme-binding domain-containing protein, whose amino-acid sequence MILFKKISFVFIIILVLIQFIQPAHNQNGQVLDTDISKSVFVPENVQMLLKKSCFNCHSNNTNYPFYIYIQPAGWFLSYHIRNGKEKLNFSDFGSYSKRKQESKLKSIAKQIENDVMPLASYTFIHRDAILAAEDKNLIINWANNARDSLSH is encoded by the coding sequence ATGATCCTGTTTAAAAAAATATCATTCGTATTTATCATCATACTTGTACTAATTCAGTTTATCCAACCTGCCCATAATCAAAATGGGCAGGTTTTAGATACAGATATTTCCAAGTCAGTATTCGTACCGGAAAACGTGCAAATGCTTCTAAAAAAATCCTGTTTCAACTGCCATAGCAATAACACGAATTATCCCTTTTATATTTATATCCAACCAGCGGGTTGGTTTTTAAGTTATCATATTCGAAATGGAAAGGAAAAATTAAATTTTAGCGATTTCGGTTCGTATTCTAAACGAAAGCAAGAAAGCAAACTAAAATCAATTGCCAAACAAATAGAAAATGATGTCATGCCTTTAGCCTCATATACATTTATTCACAGAGATGCAATTCTTGCAGCGGAAGATAAAAACCTAATCATCAATTGGGCAAATAATGCAAGAGATAGTCTTTCACATTAA
- a CDS encoding multicopper oxidase domain-containing protein, translating into MKLFRIIILLLSLQAIVNAQDMKGMDMTKKENVTQAQPVTYTCIMHPEIHATKPGKCPKCGMDLIVEKSKKAKPKKAKPKKTQASHENHDTIPVSKESTKTEKTDMMIIDNMKMPASPSGGNNMDNMPAQKPQDKPIKIIVNNTPPRTVRYDLYIADTFVNFSGKSKRAIAVNGIIPMPTLTFTEGDTAEIYVHNNLNEETSLHWHGLFLPNQYDGVPNLTQMPIKPQTTHLYKFPIIQHGTHWYHSHTGLQEQIGMYGSFIMNKRKEWDIPTLPVVLSEWTDMKPEEVHRSLHNATDWFAIKKGTTQSYYEAIKEGHLKTKITNEWKRMNAMDVSDVYYDQFLINGKNQNEQAQFKAGDKVRLRIANGGASSYFWLTYAGGKITVVASDGNDVEPVEVDRLIIAVSETYDVVVTIPDSKSYEFLVTPEDRTNSASLWLGSGEKVPAKKLPTLKYFAGMKMMNAMMDMSGNLIEMEGMKMQNQEMDMNVVMYPEITGEDKPQKEEKKMNMQGDDKHNMQMPNNNSMQGMNMESETSDIVTLNYTMLRATNKTTLPEGPLKELRFELTGNMNRYVWTLDNKTVSESDKILIKKGENLRIIIYNNSMMRHPMHLHGHDFRVLNGHGEYAPMKNIIDIMPMELDTIEFAATESGDWFFHCHILYHMMSGMGRVLSYENSPPNPEIPNPKLAQRQLFSDDRKFHFMARVGIESNGSDGEAMFGQTRWKVNTLWHLGYHARHGYESETTVGRYLDRMQWLFPYIGFDYHFKKHNPKEDANLFGDDDYTMFGQKSNKNDRKTVVAGFAYTLPMLVTADGRIDSDGKFRFQLGREDIPLTSRLRLNFMVNSDKEYMLGGRYIVTKYLSISSHYDSDMSLGGGITINY; encoded by the coding sequence ATGAAATTATTTAGAATTATCATCCTTTTGCTTTCTTTGCAGGCTATTGTCAATGCTCAGGATATGAAGGGTATGGATATGACAAAAAAAGAAAACGTCACCCAAGCACAGCCGGTTACATATACTTGCATCATGCATCCGGAAATTCACGCCACAAAACCCGGCAAATGTCCCAAATGCGGAATGGATTTAATTGTCGAGAAATCAAAAAAAGCAAAACCAAAAAAGGCAAAGCCAAAAAAAACACAAGCTTCTCATGAAAACCATGATACGATTCCTGTGAGTAAGGAATCGACAAAGACTGAGAAAACGGATATGATGATTATTGATAACATGAAAATGCCTGCCAGTCCGTCTGGCGGGAATAACATGGATAATATGCCAGCGCAAAAACCACAAGACAAACCAATAAAAATAATTGTAAACAATACGCCGCCACGAACCGTAAGGTACGATTTGTACATTGCCGATACCTTTGTAAATTTTTCGGGTAAATCTAAACGAGCCATTGCAGTGAATGGAATCATTCCTATGCCCACACTAACATTTACAGAAGGGGATACTGCAGAAATTTATGTACACAATAATTTAAATGAAGAAACATCCTTGCATTGGCATGGACTCTTTTTGCCTAATCAATATGATGGCGTACCTAACCTTACCCAGATGCCAATAAAGCCTCAAACGACACATCTATATAAATTCCCGATTATACAGCATGGCACACATTGGTATCATAGTCATACAGGTTTGCAGGAACAAATCGGTATGTATGGTTCCTTTATAATGAATAAAAGAAAAGAATGGGACATTCCTACTCTACCAGTTGTGCTCAGTGAATGGACTGACATGAAACCAGAAGAGGTTCATCGCAGTCTGCACAATGCTACAGATTGGTTTGCCATAAAAAAAGGAACAACCCAAAGCTATTACGAAGCCATAAAAGAAGGCCATTTAAAGACAAAAATTACCAATGAGTGGAAGCGCATGAATGCAATGGATGTAAGTGATGTGTATTATGATCAGTTTTTAATCAATGGAAAAAACCAAAATGAACAAGCTCAATTTAAGGCTGGAGATAAGGTAAGATTGCGAATTGCAAATGGTGGTGCCTCCTCCTATTTTTGGCTTACTTATGCCGGCGGCAAAATTACCGTAGTCGCCAGCGATGGCAATGATGTAGAACCGGTTGAGGTGGATAGACTAATCATTGCAGTATCTGAGACATATGATGTTGTTGTAACAATCCCTGATAGCAAGAGTTATGAATTTTTAGTTACTCCTGAAGATCGCACTAACTCAGCTTCACTTTGGTTAGGTAGCGGAGAAAAAGTTCCGGCAAAAAAATTACCAACGCTGAAATATTTTGCCGGTATGAAAATGATGAATGCAATGATGGACATGAGCGGTAACCTGATAGAAATGGAAGGAATGAAAATGCAAAATCAGGAGATGGATATGAATGTTGTCATGTATCCTGAAATAACCGGCGAGGATAAACCGCAAAAGGAAGAAAAAAAAATGAATATGCAAGGGGATGATAAGCACAATATGCAAATGCCCAATAATAATAGTATGCAGGGGATGAATATGGAAAGTGAAACATCCGATATAGTTACATTGAATTACACGATGCTGCGTGCAACAAACAAAACGACTTTGCCGGAAGGACCACTGAAAGAATTAAGATTTGAATTGACTGGTAATATGAATCGCTATGTATGGACATTAGACAATAAGACGGTTTCAGAATCGGATAAAATATTAATTAAAAAAGGTGAAAATTTAAGAATCATCATTTACAATAACAGTATGATGCGCCACCCAATGCACTTACATGGACATGATTTCAGAGTACTGAATGGACATGGGGAATATGCACCCATGAAGAATATTATAGACATTATGCCTATGGAATTAGACACGATTGAATTTGCTGCCACTGAAAGTGGCGATTGGTTTTTTCATTGTCATATCCTTTACCACATGATGAGTGGAATGGGTAGAGTATTGAGTTACGAAAACTCACCGCCCAACCCCGAAATACCCAATCCGAAATTGGCACAACGGCAATTGTTTAGTGATGATCGGAAGTTTCATTTTATGGCAAGGGTGGGTATAGAAAGCAATGGTAGCGATGGTGAAGCCATGTTTGGACAAACCCGATGGAAGGTAAACACACTATGGCATTTGGGTTATCACGCTAGGCACGGTTACGAAAGTGAAACTACTGTTGGAAGGTACTTGGACAGAATGCAATGGCTATTTCCGTACATTGGTTTTGATTATCACTTTAAAAAACACAATCCAAAGGAGGATGCAAACCTATTTGGTGATGATGACTACACCATGTTCGGACAAAAAAGCAACAAAAACGATCGTAAAACAGTCGTTGCAGGTTTTGCTTATACATTACCTATGCTAGTTACTGCTGATGGAAGAATAGATAGCGATGGTAAATTCCGTTTTCAATTAGGTAGAGAAGATATACCGCTAACAAGCCGGTTGCGTTTAAATTTCATGGTCAATTCAGATAAAGAATACATGTTAGGAGGAAGGTATATTGTTACAAAATATCTATCCATTTCATCACATTATGATAGCGACATGAGTTTAGGGGGAGGCATTACAATAAATTACTAA